A part of Vibrio sp. B1FLJ16 genomic DNA contains:
- a CDS encoding PTS mannitol transporter subunit IICBA, with translation MISPDAKIKIQNFGRFLSNMVMPNIGAFIAWGFITALFIPTGWLPNETLASMVGPMITYLLPLLIGYTGGKLVGGDRGAVVGAITTMGVIVGTDIPMFMGAMMVGPMGGWAIKKFDNYIDGKVKSGFEMLVNNFSAGIIGMLCAILAFFLIGPFVKILSGALAAGVNFLVSAHLLPLTSIFVEPAKILFLNNAINHGIFSPLGIQQASETGQSIFFLIEANPGPGLGILLAYMVFGKGTARQTAGGASIIHFFGGIHEIYFPYILMNPRLILAAIAGGMTGVFVLTMFNAGIVSPASPGSIFAVLLMTQKGAILGVLASIASAAGVSFAVAALLMKTQTSTEEDGDEAALDKATSQMKDMKSASKNNAAVNSESKGDVDLATVQSIIVACDAGMGSSAMGASMLRKKVQDAGLNINVTNLAINNLSESADIVITHKDLTDRARQHAPNAHHISLTNFLDSEMYNQLVTRLLAAQKTSSANDDQMVKVSVLAANDDSFEPQQPSVFKIQRENIHLGLSAANKEEAIRFAGNKLVELGYAEPEYVDAMFAREELVPTYLGESIAVPHGTIEAKDRVKKTGIVICQYPSGIQFTEDKDDVAKLVIGIAAKNDEHIQVITTITNALDEPEAIEKLTSTTDVEEILSILGGQQAA, from the coding sequence ATGATATCACCAGATGCTAAGATCAAGATACAAAATTTTGGTCGTTTTCTGTCTAACATGGTAATGCCTAATATTGGCGCATTTATCGCGTGGGGCTTTATCACTGCTCTATTTATTCCAACTGGTTGGCTACCAAATGAAACGCTAGCTTCCATGGTTGGTCCTATGATCACTTACTTACTGCCACTGCTTATCGGTTACACCGGTGGTAAATTAGTCGGCGGCGATCGTGGTGCGGTTGTTGGCGCAATCACCACGATGGGCGTCATTGTCGGCACAGACATCCCAATGTTTATGGGTGCAATGATGGTCGGCCCTATGGGCGGCTGGGCAATTAAGAAATTCGATAACTACATCGATGGCAAAGTGAAAAGTGGCTTTGAGATGTTGGTAAACAACTTCTCTGCCGGCATCATCGGGATGCTATGCGCAATTCTGGCCTTCTTCTTGATTGGTCCTTTTGTGAAAATACTTTCAGGCGCGTTAGCAGCCGGAGTAAACTTCCTTGTATCAGCCCACCTTCTGCCTCTGACTTCAATTTTTGTAGAGCCAGCGAAGATCCTGTTCCTGAATAACGCAATTAACCACGGTATTTTCTCGCCGCTGGGTATCCAACAAGCGTCCGAAACCGGTCAATCGATCTTCTTCCTTATCGAAGCAAACCCAGGCCCTGGTTTGGGAATCCTGCTAGCTTACATGGTGTTTGGTAAAGGTACCGCTCGCCAAACGGCAGGTGGCGCATCAATTATCCATTTCTTCGGTGGCATCCACGAGATTTACTTCCCATACATCCTGATGAATCCACGTCTCATTCTTGCCGCTATTGCGGGCGGTATGACAGGTGTGTTCGTTCTGACAATGTTCAACGCCGGTATTGTCTCTCCTGCCTCTCCGGGTTCTATCTTCGCAGTACTATTGATGACGCAAAAAGGCGCTATCCTCGGTGTTCTCGCCTCTATCGCATCAGCAGCAGGCGTGTCATTCGCAGTAGCAGCACTACTGATGAAGACCCAAACGTCGACAGAAGAAGACGGTGATGAAGCAGCGTTAGACAAAGCAACTTCGCAAATGAAAGACATGAAATCTGCATCTAAAAACAATGCAGCGGTAAACAGTGAAAGCAAAGGTGACGTAGACCTTGCGACAGTACAAAGCATTATTGTCGCTTGTGACGCGGGCATGGGCTCAAGCGCCATGGGTGCGAGCATGCTACGCAAGAAAGTTCAGGACGCAGGTCTGAACATCAACGTGACCAACCTTGCTATTAACAACTTATCAGAGAGTGCAGATATCGTGATTACTCATAAAGACTTGACGGATCGTGCTCGTCAGCACGCTCCTAACGCACACCACATTTCACTGACTAACTTCCTTGACAGCGAAATGTACAACCAACTCGTGACCAGACTGCTGGCGGCACAAAAAACGTCATCGGCAAACGACGATCAGATGGTCAAAGTTTCGGTTCTTGCTGCAAACGACGACAGTTTTGAGCCACAACAACCATCGGTATTCAAAATCCAACGTGAAAACATTCATTTGGGTTTAAGCGCGGCCAACAAAGAAGAAGCGATTCGCTTTGCAGGCAACAAGTTAGTTGAGCTTGGCTACGCAGAACCAGAGTACGTAGACGCCATGTTTGCGCGTGAAGAGCTGGTTCCAACCTACCTTGGCGAATCTATCGCGGTACCACACGGTACGATTGAAGCGAAAGATCGCGTGAAGAAAACCGGCATAGTTATCTGCCAATACCCATCGGGTATCCAATTTACTGAAGACAAAGACGATGTAGCGAAACTGGTTATCGGCATTGCCGCTAAAAACGATGAGCACATCCAGGTGATTACCACCATTACGAACGCGCTCGACGAGCCAGAGGCTATTGAGAAGCTGACCAGCACTACGGATGTAGAAGAGATTCTCAGCATTCTTGGCGGTCAACAGGCAGCTTAA
- a CDS encoding lysophospholipid acyltransferase family protein yields MDSSTPFRLPRKTPFGIGENVAEWATGLSQLDKFYVQRPLNADIQTFLRFTLSILGIDYRIAHGSTDSVPRHGPTIIVANHPLGCVEGVILAELLLMVRSDIQILANQYLKTVPELDQLFIGVDVFDGKEAVKSNMKALRAANKHLANGGLLLVFPAGEVSQLVDSKQKRLEDKEWSRSVSTLIRKNKATTVPVFINGQNSKRFYMAGKIHPLLRTLMLGRELLNKNSQTIELSFGQAIKYQELNNLSDDQVVNYLRLNTYLLNRNSSSAQQTVSADDLPPIAARLPVGQLLEELHSLPPEAKLLESGDFEVYCTGAKEIPYLLHEIGRLREYHFRKVGEGTGLAIDIDHFDHDYLHLFVWDRKNQSMVGAYRLGLVDQLLIKHGVNGLYSRTLFRYDQRFLGKMGKSIELGRSVIAEQYQKSMSALLLLWKGIATFVYKNPEYTHLFGPVSISNDYSQSARQLIAQSMALHHYDSTCAEYVTPTNPLPEVNQNWNISMLAALGDLQLLSRVIARIDEGKSIPVLLRQYLSLNGKLVCFNVDPAFNNALDGLIMVDLREVPDKTLARYMGKENSAEYLAQHS; encoded by the coding sequence ATGGACAGCTCTACCCCCTTTCGTCTCCCGCGTAAAACGCCGTTTGGCATTGGTGAAAATGTCGCAGAGTGGGCAACCGGATTAAGCCAGCTTGATAAGTTCTATGTTCAAAGACCACTCAATGCGGATATTCAAACCTTCTTACGTTTTACTCTCTCCATTTTAGGTATCGATTACCGTATTGCTCATGGTTCAACCGATTCAGTACCGAGACACGGTCCGACAATAATCGTTGCCAACCATCCACTCGGCTGTGTTGAAGGGGTAATTTTGGCTGAACTGCTTCTTATGGTGCGCAGCGATATTCAGATTCTTGCTAATCAATACCTTAAAACGGTCCCGGAGCTTGATCAGCTGTTTATCGGTGTAGATGTCTTTGACGGAAAAGAGGCAGTGAAGTCAAACATGAAAGCACTGCGTGCAGCAAACAAGCACCTGGCTAACGGCGGGTTGCTGCTCGTTTTCCCTGCAGGTGAAGTTTCTCAGTTGGTTGATTCAAAACAAAAGCGGTTAGAAGACAAAGAGTGGAGTCGTAGCGTCAGTACCCTGATTCGTAAAAACAAAGCGACGACCGTACCTGTGTTCATTAACGGGCAAAACTCGAAGCGCTTTTATATGGCCGGAAAAATTCACCCTTTACTGAGAACTCTGATGCTAGGAAGGGAACTGCTCAACAAAAATTCGCAAACCATAGAATTATCGTTTGGACAAGCAATTAAATATCAAGAACTTAACAATCTAAGCGATGATCAAGTCGTTAATTATTTAAGGCTCAATACCTATCTGCTTAACCGTAATTCAAGTTCTGCTCAGCAAACAGTCTCAGCAGATGATTTGCCGCCTATCGCGGCAAGGTTACCTGTAGGCCAATTGCTTGAAGAGCTGCACAGCTTGCCTCCAGAAGCCAAACTGCTTGAAAGCGGTGATTTTGAAGTCTACTGCACCGGAGCTAAGGAGATCCCATACCTCCTGCATGAAATAGGTCGCCTGCGTGAATACCACTTCCGCAAGGTTGGCGAAGGAACCGGGCTAGCGATCGACATCGATCATTTCGATCACGATTATCTGCACCTGTTTGTCTGGGATCGCAAAAATCAGTCCATGGTGGGGGCTTATCGTCTGGGCCTGGTGGATCAGTTACTGATCAAACATGGCGTAAACGGCTTGTACTCGAGGACTCTGTTCCGCTATGACCAGCGCTTTCTCGGTAAAATGGGCAAATCGATTGAGCTCGGACGCTCGGTGATTGCAGAGCAATACCAAAAGAGCATGAGCGCCCTACTCCTGCTATGGAAAGGCATTGCGACATTTGTGTACAAAAACCCGGAGTATACTCACTTGTTTGGGCCCGTCAGCATCAGCAATGACTACAGCCAGAGTGCACGTCAGCTGATTGCCCAATCGATGGCACTGCACCATTACGACAGCACCTGTGCAGAGTATGTTACACCAACAAATCCGCTACCGGAGGTAAACCAGAACTGGAACATCAGTATGCTCGCCGCTTTGGGGGATTTACAATTGTTGTCCCGTGTCATTGCTCGTATCGATGAAGGTAAAAGCATTCCTGTACTGCTGCGTCAGTATTTAAGCCTTAACGGAAAACTGGTCTGCTTTAATGTTGATCCGGCCTTCAACAACGCGCTGGACGGATTGATCATGGTGGATTTACGCGAGGTACCAGACAAGACACTGGCACGTTACATGGGGAAGGAAAATTCCGCAGAGTATTTAGCTCAGCACAGCTAA
- a CDS encoding 8-oxoguanine deaminase, whose protein sequence is METIWIKNPLAIYTGNEQDARGGLVIRGNKIVELVALNATPDTKIDSVVNATQHVITPGLINAHHHFYQTLTRAYPDALNKELFHWLKSLYPVWANLDQEMMSVATELALVELMRSGCTTASDHHYLLPDGLEHAIDLQVETAQKLGVRAIFTRGSMSLGEDQGGLPPRHTIQSEQAIIDDSKRLISEYHQHHDGAMTQIALAPCSPFSVTTDLMKETARIARDENVMVHTHLCETIDEENFCIKQFGLRPVDYLEDVGWLNERTWLAHGIHFNSEEIQRLGKAGVGVSHCPTSNMMLASGMCKNLELEQAGVKVGLGVDGSASNDGSNMIAEVRMAMYLQRLQYGSAKVTHFDALRWATKGSALAMGRQDIGELSVGFQADVAMFKLDDIRFSGSHDPLAALLLCGAQQADRVMVAGQWRVHDGEVIGVDLQDLMARHSRAAKRLATLSSGQRI, encoded by the coding sequence ATGGAAACAATCTGGATTAAGAATCCACTCGCGATCTACACTGGCAATGAGCAGGATGCTCGCGGAGGGCTGGTCATTCGCGGAAACAAAATTGTTGAGCTGGTAGCGCTCAATGCCACACCTGATACTAAGATCGACTCGGTCGTCAACGCCACCCAGCACGTCATTACTCCGGGGCTGATCAATGCCCACCACCACTTCTATCAGACCCTGACACGCGCTTATCCTGACGCGCTCAATAAAGAACTGTTTCACTGGCTGAAAAGCCTCTATCCGGTCTGGGCTAATCTGGATCAGGAGATGATGAGTGTCGCTACTGAGTTGGCTTTGGTTGAGCTGATGCGCTCTGGATGTACAACCGCATCGGATCATCATTATCTGCTCCCTGACGGACTGGAACATGCCATTGATCTTCAGGTAGAAACCGCACAAAAGCTCGGCGTTCGGGCTATTTTCACCCGCGGTTCAATGAGTCTGGGCGAAGATCAGGGCGGTTTGCCGCCAAGACACACGATCCAATCTGAGCAAGCGATCATTGATGACAGTAAACGACTCATCAGTGAGTATCACCAGCATCATGATGGTGCGATGACGCAAATTGCGCTGGCGCCATGTTCTCCGTTCTCCGTCACGACCGATCTGATGAAAGAGACTGCGAGAATCGCACGTGATGAGAATGTCATGGTGCACACTCACCTATGTGAAACCATTGATGAAGAGAACTTCTGCATCAAGCAGTTCGGATTGCGTCCGGTCGATTACCTCGAAGATGTTGGCTGGTTGAACGAGCGTACCTGGCTTGCTCACGGAATTCACTTTAACTCTGAAGAGATTCAACGCCTGGGTAAAGCCGGGGTCGGGGTGAGTCACTGTCCGACATCTAATATGATGCTGGCTTCTGGTATGTGCAAGAACTTAGAGCTTGAACAGGCTGGAGTAAAAGTCGGTCTTGGTGTGGATGGCTCTGCCTCAAACGACGGCTCGAATATGATTGCTGAAGTACGTATGGCAATGTACCTGCAACGGCTGCAGTACGGCTCGGCGAAAGTGACGCATTTTGATGCGCTGCGCTGGGCGACGAAAGGTTCGGCGCTTGCGATGGGGCGTCAGGACATCGGGGAGCTGAGCGTCGGTTTTCAGGCTGATGTCGCGATGTTCAAACTGGATGACATTCGTTTTTCCGGTAGTCATGATCCGCTGGCAGCTTTGCTGTTATGTGGCGCTCAGCAGGCTGACAGAGTCATGGTCGCAGGCCAATGGAGAGTGCATGATGGTGAGGTTATTGGTGTCGATTTACAGGACTTGATGGCTCGTCATAGCCGTGCGGCGAAGCGTCTGGCAACGCTTTCATCGGGGCAGAGAATCTGA
- a CDS encoding DUF4382 domain-containing protein, which produces MKKYTYPLLAITGGLLLTGCNSDDSSFKTETATFSLAVSDAPVDDAEKVVLAFEDVVLIPFDPETGEQTGDHIIMNVSEDGELRQIDLMEYQGSNAETIISEQTLAPGDYAMCLYAKDGTQLNDTSLSYVEKTDGTVKGLVVNSRGSCYGAKPDTSDQGRLKFSQKGEYVKVHTGNNSYVVEFDLRKGLADPTGKDYMNMNSNAVSLVNAAEAGHIGGDVSSVQYQACEADSAALNAINDDTAVHAVYLYAGEMDRSAMGDLGAPAELNTPVAIADVNETEDELGNVTYNYEFGYIGPGTYSVGYTCTAYVDNADTHEASEDGFLIYQHYTPVVVFEGERTEQDIEPIL; this is translated from the coding sequence ATGAAAAAATATACTTACCCTCTACTTGCAATTACAGGTGGTCTGTTACTGACTGGCTGTAACAGCGATGACTCTTCTTTCAAAACAGAAACCGCTACTTTTTCTTTGGCAGTTTCTGATGCTCCTGTCGACGATGCAGAAAAAGTCGTTTTGGCTTTTGAAGATGTGGTTTTAATTCCTTTCGACCCGGAAACCGGTGAGCAGACTGGTGACCATATTATTATGAACGTCAGTGAAGACGGAGAATTGCGTCAGATAGACTTGATGGAGTATCAGGGCAGCAACGCAGAAACTATTATCAGCGAGCAGACCCTTGCACCGGGAGACTACGCAATGTGTCTGTATGCTAAAGATGGTACTCAGTTGAATGACACGTCGCTTTCTTACGTCGAAAAAACAGATGGAACAGTGAAAGGTCTCGTCGTTAACAGCCGAGGTAGCTGCTACGGCGCGAAGCCGGATACCAGTGACCAGGGGCGCTTAAAATTCTCTCAAAAAGGTGAGTACGTAAAAGTACATACCGGCAATAACAGCTACGTTGTAGAGTTTGATTTACGTAAGGGTCTGGCTGATCCTACCGGCAAAGATTACATGAACATGAACTCTAACGCGGTAAGCTTAGTAAATGCAGCAGAGGCTGGTCATATTGGTGGTGACGTGAGCTCAGTACAATACCAGGCTTGTGAGGCAGACAGCGCTGCTTTGAATGCCATTAATGATGATACAGCTGTACATGCTGTTTATCTGTATGCCGGTGAGATGGATCGCAGTGCGATGGGTGATCTAGGAGCGCCAGCGGAACTTAACACACCTGTTGCAATTGCCGATGTTAACGAGACTGAAGACGAGCTAGGTAACGTAACCTACAACTACGAGTTCGGATATATCGGTCCGGGTACTTACTCTGTCGGTTACACATGTACAGCATATGTGGACAATGCGGATACTCATGAAGCTTCTGAAGATGGTTTCCTGATCTATCAACACTACACGCCGGTAGTCGTGTTTGAAGGCGAACGCACTGAGCAAGACATCGAGCCGATTTTGTAG
- a CDS encoding D-fructose-6-phosphate amidotransferase, translating into MALKYFIRELLGLAIVVCVVFGVLGLMLDLFALTAFVEHQDSIARIFFHESLYFIVFFIPPYFLWKLINRPDLVIAAQDYLAMKIEAERRKNAEHY; encoded by the coding sequence ATGGCATTAAAATATTTTATTCGGGAGCTATTGGGATTAGCCATTGTGGTCTGTGTTGTCTTTGGAGTTCTGGGTTTGATGTTGGATCTTTTTGCTCTGACAGCATTTGTTGAGCACCAGGATTCTATTGCTCGTATATTTTTTCATGAGTCATTGTATTTTATTGTATTTTTCATCCCGCCATATTTTCTCTGGAAGCTTATCAATCGCCCGGACTTAGTTATCGCAGCACAAGACTACCTGGCGATGAAAATTGAGGCAGAGCGTCGCAAGAACGCTGAGCATTATTAG
- a CDS encoding DUF2799 domain-containing protein yields MRFPLVMLLGSVLIGCTSVSEQAMLAQSGEWYKIGLLDGQQGHYQRARTELIALNELGDAGVQQYKQGYMQGISEYCLPDNAYEQGDRGIRYRGQCANTEFEDLAVKKWQSAYEDALAMEAMYFEYSD; encoded by the coding sequence ATGAGATTTCCACTTGTCATGTTGTTGGGTTCTGTCCTGATTGGATGCACATCAGTTTCAGAGCAAGCTATGCTGGCGCAGTCGGGAGAGTGGTATAAAATCGGTTTACTCGATGGTCAGCAAGGTCATTACCAGCGTGCACGAACTGAACTTATAGCACTCAATGAGCTTGGTGATGCGGGAGTTCAGCAGTACAAGCAAGGCTACATGCAGGGCATATCCGAATATTGCTTACCCGATAACGCTTACGAACAAGGAGATCGAGGCATACGTTATCGTGGCCAGTGCGCTAATACAGAGTTTGAAGATTTAGCTGTTAAAAAATGGCAGTCAGCTTACGAAGACGCACTAGCTATGGAGGCGATGTACTTTGAGTACAGTGACTAG
- the ptsG gene encoding PTS glucose transporter subunit IIBC, translated as MNIFGTMQKMGKSLMLPVACMPAAGILLGIGGNSEVAKFLPDIVAQVMTEAGLGVFANMALLFAIGVALGFTKNDGVAALAATLGYLTMTRVLGVVAEGTDVGVFGGVIMGLVAAQLFNKYHNIKLPTYLGFFGGKRFVPIVTSLAACIVAGVLAIIWQPIGAAIAAFSHWAAYQSPELAFGIYGFVERSLIPFGLHHIWNAPFFYEVGSFTTAAGEVVTGEIPRYLAGDATAGNLAGGYMFKMFGLPAACLAMYVTAKPENKVKVASILGSAALTSFLTGITEPIEFAFLFVAPVLYVVHALIAATAFPVMIMLGIKHGTTFSHGLFDFTLLYGNSSNGWLLIVMGLVYAAIYFVVFTTLIKAMNLKTVGREDEELNEVATMETSEQAQLVLEAFGGKENIESIDACITRLRMTVRDESKVDQDRLKKLGATAVVRPSENNLQAIFGTHSEILKGEIEPLL; from the coding sequence ATGAACATTTTCGGCACAATGCAGAAAATGGGTAAATCCTTAATGCTGCCAGTGGCATGTATGCCTGCAGCGGGGATTCTACTCGGAATCGGTGGTAACTCGGAGGTTGCTAAGTTCTTACCAGATATTGTTGCACAAGTCATGACCGAGGCCGGCCTTGGTGTGTTTGCCAATATGGCGCTTTTGTTTGCTATTGGTGTAGCTTTGGGCTTCACAAAGAATGACGGTGTCGCTGCACTGGCTGCAACACTTGGCTACCTGACAATGACACGCGTACTTGGCGTAGTGGCAGAGGGCACAGACGTCGGGGTATTTGGTGGCGTAATCATGGGCTTAGTTGCTGCTCAACTGTTCAATAAATACCACAATATCAAGCTGCCTACTTACCTAGGTTTCTTTGGCGGTAAACGCTTTGTACCTATCGTAACGTCACTGGCTGCTTGTATTGTTGCTGGTGTCCTTGCCATTATATGGCAACCTATCGGTGCAGCTATCGCGGCATTCTCTCACTGGGCTGCTTACCAATCTCCGGAACTGGCTTTTGGTATCTACGGCTTTGTCGAGCGTTCACTTATTCCTTTCGGTCTACACCACATCTGGAACGCGCCATTCTTCTATGAAGTTGGTTCATTCACTACCGCAGCGGGCGAAGTCGTTACTGGTGAAATTCCACGTTACCTGGCTGGTGATGCAACTGCGGGCAACCTGGCTGGTGGTTACATGTTTAAGATGTTTGGTTTGCCAGCTGCGTGTCTAGCTATGTATGTTACAGCTAAGCCAGAAAACAAAGTAAAAGTTGCTTCTATTCTTGGTTCTGCTGCACTAACTTCATTCCTTACAGGTATCACTGAGCCAATCGAATTTGCTTTCTTATTCGTTGCTCCAGTCCTATACGTTGTTCATGCTCTTATTGCGGCAACTGCATTCCCAGTGATGATTATGCTGGGTATTAAGCACGGTACAACATTTAGTCATGGTCTGTTCGATTTCACTCTACTGTACGGGAACTCTTCTAACGGTTGGTTGTTGATTGTTATGGGGCTTGTTTATGCGGCGATTTACTTTGTTGTATTTACTACTCTTATCAAAGCAATGAACCTAAAAACAGTTGGTCGTGAAGACGAAGAGCTAAACGAAGTAGCAACAATGGAAACTTCTGAGCAAGCACAACTAGTACTTGAAGCGTTTGGTGGTAAAGAGAATATTGAATCTATTGACGCATGTATTACTCGTCTTCGTATGACGGTAAGAGATGAGTCTAAGGTGGATCAAGACCGCTTGAAAAAACTTGGCGCTACGGCTGTTGTCCGTCCTTCTGAGAACAATTTACAAGCAATCTTCGGTACTCACTCTGAGATTCTGAAAGGGGAAATAGAACCTCTTCTATAA
- a CDS encoding methyl-accepting chemotaxis protein, whose amino-acid sequence MLSKLPVFNKLIAADFIVALGLLLSLLFAENGLPLTFYFISIIALMSLNALSLYFSLSNRLQKIESKFESNPSRGADLLSRLDSGTSHLVSELEECKAKIVFMEQNQKQLESEIQNFEAQKSHNDLNNRLEPVAYAASDMSNVVSEMVDKAGDITEVTSGLIKDLAKSCEGLEAGAKATKDDADFITGFKGDIAKLSETVANINGLVLEINDISEQTNLLALNAAIEAARAGEYGRGFAVVADEVRKLATRAQSSSVDIERGIATVIAQADSSAKGMERISNNVDFAVVANFEQVEFVKGILSRLEQVNDGISQLNASANQHRKLSEDVCNGLDKLKSTH is encoded by the coding sequence ATGCTGTCGAAACTACCGGTTTTTAATAAACTAATAGCCGCTGATTTTATAGTTGCTTTGGGGTTACTACTTTCCCTCCTCTTTGCCGAAAATGGCCTGCCTTTAACTTTCTACTTCATCAGCATTATTGCACTTATGAGTTTAAATGCTCTGTCGTTGTATTTCTCTTTATCCAATCGACTTCAGAAGATTGAAAGCAAGTTTGAGAGTAATCCATCGAGAGGTGCGGATCTATTATCTCGTTTAGATTCAGGTACAAGCCATCTGGTGAGTGAGCTGGAAGAATGTAAAGCTAAGATAGTTTTCATGGAGCAAAACCAGAAACAACTTGAAAGTGAAATCCAGAACTTCGAAGCGCAAAAAAGTCACAATGACTTGAATAACCGTTTAGAGCCTGTTGCTTATGCTGCATCTGACATGAGTAACGTAGTTTCAGAAATGGTTGATAAAGCGGGGGATATCACTGAAGTGACCAGCGGACTGATTAAGGACTTGGCAAAATCTTGTGAAGGATTAGAAGCAGGTGCAAAAGCGACAAAAGACGATGCTGACTTTATTACCGGCTTTAAAGGTGATATAGCCAAACTGAGCGAGACAGTGGCAAACATCAATGGACTGGTTCTGGAGATTAATGATATTTCCGAGCAGACTAATCTACTCGCTCTGAATGCTGCAATTGAAGCTGCGCGTGCAGGGGAGTACGGCCGTGGGTTTGCGGTTGTCGCTGATGAGGTGAGAAAGTTAGCTACCCGCGCCCAGTCTTCGAGTGTTGATATAGAGCGTGGTATCGCTACCGTCATTGCACAGGCTGACTCTTCTGCGAAGGGAATGGAACGAATAAGTAATAATGTAGATTTCGCAGTCGTAGCTAACTTTGAACAAGTTGAGTTTGTAAAAGGTATTCTTAGTAGGCTGGAACAAGTTAATGATGGCATCAGTCAGCTTAATGCTTCTGCGAATCAGCATCGAAAGTTGAGTGAAGATGTTTGTAACGGGCTTGATAAGCTTAAGAGCACTCATTAG
- a CDS encoding NUDIX hydrolase, with product MYKGDYKKGEIEIEKENIVFQNNYATLYNDDVIFPSGSKGKYLRFEWNSPYGVMVFPRDNQGRILLVKNFRHENRSWSWEIPKGFGEKNLTPIECAQKELLEETGCIGKNWKLIKTIPDKSSKGYVFMTEVDSSTTIANQELSEAISEVSFFERSELLSLLKDDMISDPMTMFFISYCLANIDTDV from the coding sequence TTGTACAAAGGCGACTATAAGAAAGGTGAAATCGAAATCGAGAAAGAGAATATAGTTTTCCAAAATAACTATGCGACTCTATACAACGATGATGTAATTTTTCCATCTGGTTCTAAGGGAAAGTATTTGCGATTTGAGTGGAACTCTCCATATGGTGTGATGGTTTTCCCTAGAGATAATCAAGGTAGAATTCTATTGGTAAAAAATTTTCGACACGAAAATAGAAGTTGGTCTTGGGAAATACCAAAAGGCTTTGGGGAGAAAAATCTAACTCCTATAGAATGTGCTCAGAAGGAGCTATTAGAAGAGACTGGTTGCATAGGAAAAAATTGGAAGTTGATAAAAACAATTCCAGACAAAAGTTCTAAAGGCTATGTTTTCATGACTGAGGTGGATAGCAGCACTACTATAGCTAATCAAGAGCTATCTGAAGCAATATCGGAAGTTAGTTTTTTTGAAAGGTCAGAACTACTTTCCTTGCTAAAAGACGATATGATTTCTGACCCTATGACTATGTTTTTTATATCTTATTGCTTAGCCAACATTGACACTGACGTGTAG